CGTTAGAACCAGTAGCAAAACAAAGTGGGTGGTGAAAGGTATTAAACCAACCAGAAAACAACTGGTAATTATTCCGAAACTGATTGGTTTTGTGCGGCCTATTTTGTCGGAAACCCGCCCAATTAGTGGCCGTGCGATAACCATGGCTATGATTTGGCTGCCTGTGATTATTCCAACCAAAAACATGTTCATCCCTGCCACGTCAGTTAAGTAGCCGACCAAGAAAAACTCAACCGAGCCAAAAGCAAAATACTGGGTTGCCTGAACAAAACTAACCCCTAAAATTCTGGTGTCTTTGATGATAGTTAGCCAACCGTCAAACATCTTTCTAGTTGCCTTTTCAGGAGCAGCTTGCAGGTTGAAACCACGTTTTTCAGCCAAAAACAATAATGCAATTATAAACGCCGTTACTCCTGCAATGCCCACTGCAACATACAGAGTAAAAAAGCTCTGGTTAGTTGCAAAAAGAATGTATCCACCAAGAAAGGGGGCTAACGCTCTACCCACTGCAGTTGCAGAGTTAAAAAGAGATATACGTTCACCCCGTTTTGCAGGGTACAATTCTGCTATGGAAGCTTCTGCTACGGGCATAAAAATCGCTGTTGCAAATCCGTGATAAAACCGCACCAACGCCAACATCCACCAAGAATCCACTTCCAAATACAGAAACGGTGCGGAAGCAAACACTAAAGCTGCAAACAGCAAGACCTTGCGGCGCCCAAAAATATCTGATAATGAAGCAGCTGGAAGGCTTATGAGGATGCCGGGTATTGTTGAGGCTGAAGCCACGATGCCCAGTAGGCTGTCGGGAGTGTGTAGGCTTGTTGCGAAGGGTTTTAGGACAGGATTTTTTGACATAGTTGAACTGAGAATAGCAAATAAACCCATAACACAAATTATGATAAAGAACGCTTTTGCGGTCGATTTGGATTTAAGCATACGTTAACCGTAACCAGAAAAAACTCAACCGCTGATATTTTTAATTTCCCAATAGAAAATACGGTACTTATTTAGCAGAATTCTGTGAATGCACGAGTTTCTTCATTGACGTGCTTTTTGAGCGAGGTCTTTAGCCCATGCATGAATTTCTTCCATATTGCGCATGTCAAAAACACCTGCAGGTTCCTCTTTAAAGCCTGCGTCCTCCAGAACTTTTTTCTGCCCACTCATGGTTTTGCGGAAGAAAATGTTCATTTTATTGAAATTCATGATGCCGCCAAACATCGCTGCAGATATTGGATGTAGGTTGTATTTGTCTACTTTGTCTTGCAGGTTTTGCTTGTAGAGTTTTTCTATTTCTTCTGTTTTGCCCTCCCGCTCAAGTGTGGCTTTTCCCGAGGAAACAAAAATTGCAAGCTTCTTTTGTGACAATTCGTCTTTGAATTTTTTGATGAAATCCTCAACTTCACCCACCCACTTAGTTATCTGCATGCCGCTACCTACTATGATAAGGTCAAATGGGGAAATATCCTTGATTTTTTCCTTCTTCACATCAGCCAGTTTAACTTCAAAACCTTCTGCTTGCAGGTCTTTTGCGATTTTTTCTGCAGTGTCGGTGGTTGCGCCGTAACGTGTGCCGTAAATGATAAGTGTTTTCATTTTCGGGTGTCTCACTATATTTGGGGGTTAAATGGTTTATTAAACTGTTGATACTTATTTTATTGAGAAACCGCTTTTAACAAATCAATAGATATATCAATGACAAAAACAGCGGTTTGTTTGATGGTGCCCGGTTTTGGATAACAATGTGTTTTTAAGATGCCCTGTCTGCGGAATACAAATCGATGTAGAAAATGTTGCAGCACGAATTGAAACCATTTGTGAAAGCTTTGGCGGAAAAACCTACTGTTTTTGCAGTGAAAATTGTAGGCACCATTTCCTAGAAGACCCCCGTGTCGCCTATTTTTCCATGGAAATTGGCATAAGCAGTAAAATGCACACTTACAGTGGCGGTCTTGGTGTTTTAGCAGGCGACATTGTAAAATCCAGTGCGGATTTGCGTTTAGGTATGATTGCTATCACGCTGGTTAGTCGTAAGGGATACTTTAAGCAGAAAATAACTGAGCAGGGCGAACAACAAGAATTTCCTGATGAATGGAACCCCAAAGAAACACTAACACTTATGTCTGACACAGTGACCGTTAGCATTGAAGGCAGACAAGTTAAAATTCAAGCATGGCTCTACGAGTACCAAAGCGTAACTGGCGGAATGGTGCCAATTCTGTTTTTGGACACTGACATGGAGGGTAATGCACCTCAGGACAGAAGAATCACTGACACCCTGTATGGCGGCGATAAGCGCTATCGGTTAAAACAGGAGGTTGTTTTGGGTATCGGCGGAGTTAAAATGCTCAAGCATTTGCCGTTTAAAATCCGAAAGTATCACATGAACGAGGGGCACTCAAGTCTGCTAACGTTGGAGTTGCTTAAGGCGAATAATTTAGATGCTGAAAAGGTCAAGAACATGTGTGTCTTCACAACGCACAGTCCTGTAGAGGCTGCTTTTGACCAGTTCAGCTACGGTTTAGCTCGTGAAGTTATCGGTAAAGAATACATGATAACCGACGTTACAAGGTATGCAGGAACAGAAAACCTCAACATGGCATACTTAGCCCTAAACCTAAGCAAGTACGTTAACGGTGTCTCACTGGCACACGTGGAGTATTCAAGAAAACTTTTCCCAGGTCGCTACATCCGCGCAGTCACCAATGGGGTTCACAGTTATACATGGACATGCTTGCACTTCCGCGAACTCTTTGACAAGTACATTCCTGCGTGGACCAACGAGCCGATTCTACTTGCCAAAGCTAGCGAAATCCCCAACCGACCCGTCTGGGATGCGCACATGAAAGCGAAAACAGACCTGTTTGGTTACGTGGAAAAAGCCAACGGCGTAAAATTGGATCCACAGGCGTTAACAATTGGGTTTGCACGTCGCGCAACAGGTTACAAACGGGCAACACTGATTTTTTCAGACATGCACAGGCTCGCAGAGATTAATCGTAACGAAAAAATTCAGATGATTTTTGCTGGAAAAGCCCACCCAAACGACACTGAAGGAAAGCACCTAATAAAACAAATCAACGATTACGCACGCATACTCAAAAACCAAATCAACATTGTTTTCCTTGAAAATTATAACATGGAAATCGCTGCCAAACTCACCTCAGGCGTTGACGTTTGGTTAAACACGCCTCTGCCGCCTATGGAAGCCTCTGGAACCAGCGGAATGAAAGCCGCTCACAACGGAGTTATCAACTTTAGTGTGCTGGATGGCTGGTGGATGGAGGGCTGCATTGAAGGCGTCACAGGCTGGGCGATTGGTCCGCATCCAAGAGAAATCATACCTGACACAGAACGCCGAGAAGTTGAACTTCGAGACCTATATAATAAACTCGAATACCTGATTGTGCCAACATACTAT
This is a stretch of genomic DNA from Candidatus Bathyarchaeota archaeon. It encodes these proteins:
- a CDS encoding MFS transporter, whose amino-acid sequence is MLKSKSTAKAFFIIICVMGLFAILSSTMSKNPVLKPFATSLHTPDSLLGIVASASTIPGILISLPAASLSDIFGRRKVLLFAALVFASAPFLYLEVDSWWMLALVRFYHGFATAIFMPVAEASIAELYPAKRGERISLFNSATAVGRALAPFLGGYILFATNQSFFTLYVAVGIAGVTAFIIALLFLAEKRGFNLQAAPEKATRKMFDGWLTIIKDTRILGVSFVQATQYFAFGSVEFFLVGYLTDVAGMNMFLVGIITGSQIIAMVIARPLIGRVSDKIGRTKPISFGIITSCFLVGLIPFTTHFVLLLVLTVGYGVSFAAVLSSTSPLICDLVPSTLVGASMGLLSTVMDVGQTLGPIVSGVIFASSFRYLGIFVSLSLLLVVSFFVFVTTRKKQVDSTSEKCCRSLSLSRRYSHPTDRTGPKKFEFSKIVCCIYKKRKYKKQLIVY
- a CDS encoding flavodoxin domain-containing protein, which gives rise to MKTLIIYGTRYGATTDTAEKIAKDLQAEGFEVKLADVKKEKIKDISPFDLIIVGSGMQITKWVGEVEDFIKKFKDELSQKKLAIFVSSGKATLEREGKTEEIEKLYKQNLQDKVDKYNLHPISAAMFGGIMNFNKMNIFFRKTMSGQKKVLEDAGFKEEPAGVFDMRNMEEIHAWAKDLAQKARQ
- the glgP gene encoding alpha-glucan family phosphorylase; the protein is MDNNVFLRCPVCGIQIDVENVAARIETICESFGGKTYCFCSENCRHHFLEDPRVAYFSMEIGISSKMHTYSGGLGVLAGDIVKSSADLRLGMIAITLVSRKGYFKQKITEQGEQQEFPDEWNPKETLTLMSDTVTVSIEGRQVKIQAWLYEYQSVTGGMVPILFLDTDMEGNAPQDRRITDTLYGGDKRYRLKQEVVLGIGGVKMLKHLPFKIRKYHMNEGHSSLLTLELLKANNLDAEKVKNMCVFTTHSPVEAAFDQFSYGLAREVIGKEYMITDVTRYAGTENLNMAYLALNLSKYVNGVSLAHVEYSRKLFPGRYIRAVTNGVHSYTWTCLHFRELFDKYIPAWTNEPILLAKASEIPNRPVWDAHMKAKTDLFGYVEKANGVKLDPQALTIGFARRATGYKRATLIFSDMHRLAEINRNEKIQMIFAGKAHPNDTEGKHLIKQINDYARILKNQINIVFLENYNMEIAAKLTSGVDVWLNTPLPPMEASGTSGMKAAHNGVINFSVLDGWWMEGCIEGVTGWAIGPHPREIIPDTERREVELRDLYNKLEYLIVPTYYTRRDNWIALMKNSIAKIAYYFQTQWVMRRYITEAYLI